A window of the Macaca nemestrina isolate mMacNem1 chromosome X, mMacNem.hap1, whole genome shotgun sequence genome harbors these coding sequences:
- the LOC105476652 gene encoding mediator of RNA polymerase II transcription subunit 12 isoform X1 gives MAAFGILSYEHRPLKRPRLGPPDVYPQDPKQKEDELTALNVKQGFNNQPAVSGDEHGSAKNVSFNPAKISSNFSSIIAEKLRCNTLPDTGRRKPQVNQKDNFWLVTARSQSAINTWFTDLAGTKPLTQLAKKVPIFSKKEEVFGYLAKYTVPVMRAAWLIKMTCAYYAAISETKVKKRHVDPFMEWTQIITKYLWEQLQKMAEYYRPGPAGGGGCGSTIGPLPHDVEVAIRQWDYTEKLAMFMFQDGMLDRHEFLTWVLECFEKIRPGEDELLKLLLPLLLRYSGEFVQSAYLSRRLAYFCTRRLALQLDGVSSHSSHVISAQSTSSLPTTPAPQPPTSSTPSTPFSDLLMCPQHRPLVFGLSCILQTILLCCPSALVWHYSLTDSRIKTGSPLDHLPIAPSNLPMPEGNSAFTQQVRAKLREIEQQIKERGQAVEVRWSFDKCQEATAGFTIGRVLHTLEVLDSHSFERSDFSNSLDSLCNRIFGLGPSKDGHEISSDDDAVVSLLCEWAVSCKRSGRHRAMVVAKLLEKRQAEIEAERCGESEAADEKGSIASGSLSAPSAPIFQDVLLQFLDTQAPMLTDPRSESERVEFFNLVLLFCELIRHDVFSHNMYTCTLISRGDLAFGAPGPRPPSPFDDPADDPEHKEAEGSSSSKLEDPGLSESMDIDPSSSVLFEDMEKPDFSLFSPTMPCEGKGSPSPEKPDVEKEVKPPPKEKIEGTLGVLYDQPRHVQYATHFPIPQEESCSHECNQRLVVLFGVGKQRDDARHAIKKITKDILKVLNRKGTAETDQLAPIVPLNPGDLTFLGGEDGQKRRRNRPEAFPTAEDIFAKFQHLSHYDQHQVTAQVSRNVLEQITSFALGMSYHLPLVQHVQFIFDLMEYSLSISGLIDFAIQLLNELSVVEAELLLKSSDLVGSYTTSLCLCIVAVLRHYHACLILNQDQMAQVFEGLCGVVKHGMNRSDGSSAERCILAYLYDLYTSCSHLKNKFGELFRPSSTLLSPFLHPCSDFCSKVKNTIYCNVEPSESNMRWAPEFMIDTLENPAAHTFTYTGLGKSLSENPANRYSFVCNALMHVCVGHHDPDRVNDIAILCAELTGYCKSLSAEWLGVLKALCCSSNNGTCGFNDLLCNVDVSDLSFHDSLATFVAILIARQCLLLEDLIRCAAIPSLLNAACSEQDSEPGARLTCRILLHLFKTPQLNPCQSDGNKPTVGIRSSCDRHLLAASQNRIVDGAVFAVLKAVFVLGDAELKGSGFTVTGGTEELPEEEGGGGSGGRRQGGRNISVETASLDVYAKYVLRSICQQEWVGERCLKSLCEDSNDLQDPVLSSAQAQRLMQLICYPHRLLDNEDGENPQRQRIKRILQNLDQWTMRQSSLELQLMIKQTPNNEMNSLLENIAKATIEVFQQSAETGSSSGSTASNMPSSSKTKPVLSSLERSGVWLVAPLIAKLPTSVQGHVLKAAGEELEKGQHLGSSSRKERDRQKQKSMSLLSQQPFLSLVLTCLKGQDEQREGLLTSLYSQVHQIVNNWRDDQYLDDCKPKQLMHEALKLRLNLVGGMFDTVQRSTQQTTEWAMLLLEIIISGTVDMQSNNELFTTVLDMLSVLINGTLAADMSSISQGSMEENKRAYMNLAKKLQKELGERQSDSLEKVRQLLPLPKQTRDVITCEPQGSLIDTKGNKIAGFDSIFKKEGLQVSTKQKISPWDLFEGLKPSAPLSWGWFGTVRVDRRVARGEEQQRLLLYHTHLRPRPRAYYLEPLPLPPEDEEPPAPTLLEPEKKAPEPPKTDKPGAAPPSTEERKKKSTKGKKRSQPAAKTEDYGMGPGRSGPYGVTVPPDLLHHPNPGSITHLNYRQGSIGLYTQNQPLPAGGPRVDPYRPVRLPMQKLPTRPTYPGVLPTTMTGVMGLEPSSYKTSVYRQQQPAVPQGQRLRQQLQAKIQSQGMLGQSSVHQMTPSSSYGLQTSQGYTPYVSHVGLQQHTGPAGTMVPPSYSSQPYQSTHPSTNPTLVDPTRHLQQRPSGYVHQQAPTYGHGLTSTQRFSHQTLQQTPMISTMTPMSAQGVQAGVRSTAILPEQQQQQQQQQQQQQQQQQQQQQQQQQQYHIRQQQQQQILRQQQQQQQQQQQQQQQQQQQQQQQQQQHQQQQQQQAAPPQPQPQSQPQFQRQGLQQTQQQQQTAALVRQLQQQLSNTQPQPSTNIFGRY, from the exons ATGGCGGCCTTCGGGATCTTGAGCTACGAACACCGGCCCCTGAAGCGGCCGCGGCTGGGGCCTCCCGATGTTTACCCTCAGGACCCCAAACAGAAGGAG GATGAACTGACGGCCTTGAATGTAAAACAAGGTTTCAATAACCAGCCTGCTGTCTCTGGGGATGAACATGGCAGTGCCAAGAACGTCAGCTTCAATCCTGCCAAG ATCAGTTCCAACTTCAGCAGCATTATTGCAGAGAAGTTACGTTGTAATACCCTCCCTGACACTGGTCGCAGGAAGCCCCAAGTGAACCAGAAGGACAACTTCTGGCTGGTGACTGCACGATCCCAGAGTGCCATTAATACTTGGTTCACTGACTTGGCTGGCACCAAGCCACTCACGCAACTAGCCAAAAAG GTCCCCATTTTCAGTAAGAAGGAAGAAGTGTTTGGGTACTTAGCCAAATACACAGTGCCTGTGATGCGGGCTGCCTGGCTCATTAAGATGACCTGTGCCTACTATGCAGCAATCTCTGAGACCAAGGTTAAGAAGAGACATGTTGACCCTTTCATGG AATGGACTCAGATCATCACCAAGTACTTATGGGAGCAGTTACAGAAGATGGCTGAATACTACCGGCCAGGGCCTGCAGGAGGTGGGGGCTGTGGTTCCACGATAGGGCCCTTGCCGCATGATGTAGAGGTGGCAATCCGGCAGTGGGATTACACTGAGAAGCTGGCCATGTTCATGTTTCAG GATGGAATGCTGGACAGACATGAGTTCCTGACCTGGGTGCTTGAGTGTTTTGAGAAGATCCGCCCTGGAGAAGATGAATTGCTTAAACTGCTCCTGCCCCTGCTTCTCCGA TACTCTGGGGAATTTGTTCAGTCTGCGTACCTGTCCCGCCGCCTTGCCTACTTTTGTACACGGAGACTGGCCCTGCAGCTAGATGGTGTGAGCAGTCACTCATCTCATGTTATATCTGCTCAGTCAACAAGCTCGCTACCCACCACCCCTGCTCCTCAGCCCCCAACTAGCAGCACCCCCTCGACTCCCTTTAGTGACCTGCTTATGTGCCCTCAGCACCGGCCCCTGGTTTTTGGCCTCAGCTGTATCCTACAG ACCATCCTCCTGTGTTGTCCTAGTGCCTTGGTTTGGCACTACTCACTGACTGATAGCAGAATTAAGACCGGCTCACCACTTGACCACTTGCCTATTGCCCCCTCCAACCTGCCCATGCCAGAGGGTAACAGTGCCTTCACTCAGCAG GTCCGTGCAAAGTTGCGGGAGATCGAGCAGCAGATCAAGGAGCGGGGACAGGCAGTTGAAGTTCGCTGGTCTTTCGATAAATGCCAGGAAGCTACTGCAG GCTTCACCATTGGACGGGTGCTTCATACTTTGGAAGTGCTGGATAGCCATAGTTTTGAGCGCTCTGACTTCAGCAACTCTCTTGACTCACTTTGTAACCGAATCTTTGGATTGGGGCCTAGCAAGGATGGGCATGAG ATCTCCTCAGATGATGATGCTGTGGTGTCATTGCTATGTGAATGGGCTGTCAGCTGCAAGCGTTCTGGTCGGCATCGTGCTATGGTGGTAGCCAAGCTCCTGGAGAAGAGACAGGCGGAGATTGAGGCTGAG CGTTGTGGAGAATCAGAAGCCGCAGATGAGAAGGGTTCCATCGCCTCTGGCTCCCTTTCTGCTCCTAGTGCTCCCATTTTCCAGGATGTCCTCCTGCAGTTTCTGGATACACAGGCTCCCATGCTGA CGGACCCCCGAAGTGAGAGTGAGCGGGTGGAATTCTTTAACTTAGTACTGCTGTTCTGTGAACTGATTCGACATGATGTTTTCTCCCACAACATGTATACTTGCACTCTCATCTCCCGAGGGGACCTTGCCTTTGGAGCCCCTGGTCCCCGGCCTCCCTCTCCCTTTGATGATCCTGCCGATGACCCAGAGCACAAGGAGGCtgaaggcagcagcagcagcaagctGGAG GATCCAGGGCTTTCAGAATCTATGGACATTGACCCTAGTTCCAGTGTGCTCTTTGAGGACATGGAGAAGCCTGATTTCTCA TTGTTCTCCCCTACTATGCCCTGTGAGGGGAAGGGCAGTCCATCCCCAGAGAAGCCAGATGTCGAGAAGGAGGTGAAGCCCCCACCCAAGGAGAAGATCGAAGGGACCCTTGGGGTTCTTTACGACCAGCCACGACACGTGCAGTATGCCACCCACTTTCCCATCCCCCAG GAGGAGTCATGCAGCCATGAGTGCAACCAGCGGTTGGTCGTACTGTTTGGGGTGGGAAAGCAGCGAGATGATGCCCGCCATGCCATCAAGAAAATCACCAAGGATATCCTGAAGGTTCTGAACCGCAAAGGGACAGCAGAAACTG ACCAGCTTGCTCCTATTGTGCCTCTGAATCCTGGAGACCTGACATTCTTAG GTGGGGAGGATGGGCAGAAGCGGCGACGCAACCGGCCTGAAGCCTTCCCCACTGCTGAAGATATCTTTGCTAAGTTCCAGCACCTTTCACATTATGACCAACACCAGGTCACGGCTCAG GTCTCCCGGAATGTTCTGGAGCAGATCACGAGCTTTGCCCTTGGCATGTCATACCACTTGCCTCTGGTGCAGCATGTGCAGTTCATCTTCGACCTCATGGAATATTCACTCAGCATCAGTGGCCTCATCGACTTTGCCATTCAG CTGCTGAATGAACTGAGTGTAGTTGAGGCTGAGCTGCTTCTCAAATCCTCGGATCTGGTGGGCAGCTACACTACTAGCCTGTGCCTGTGCATCGTGGCTGTCCTGCGGCACTATCATGCCTGCCTCATCCTCAACCAGGACCAGATGGCACAGGTCTTTGAGGG GCTGTGTGGTGTTGTGAAGCATGGGATGAACCGGTCCGATGGCTCCTCTGCAGAGCGCTGTATCCTTGCTTATCTCTATGATCTGTACACCTCCTGTAGCCatttaaagaacaaatttggGGAGCTCTTCAG ACCTTCTTCAACACTACTATCTCCTTTCCTCCATCCCTGCAGCGACTTTTGCTCAAAGGTGAAGAACACCATCTACTGCAACGTGGAGCCATCGGAATCAAATATGCGCTGGGCACCTGAGTTCATGATTGACACTCTAGAGAACCCTGCAGCTCACACCTTCACCTACACAGGGCTAGGCAAGAGTCTTAGTGAGAACCCTGCTAACCGCTACAGCTTTGTCTGCAATGCCCTTATGCACGTCTGTGTGGGGCACCATGATCCCGATAG GGTGAATGACATCGCAATCCTGTGTGCAGAGCTGACCGGCTATTGCAAGTCACTGAGTGCAGAATGGCTAGGAGTGCTTAAGGCCTTGTGCTGCTCCTCTAACAATGGCACTTGTGGTTTCAACGACCTCCTCTGCAATGTAGAT GTCAGTGACCTGTCTTTTCATGACTCGTTGGCTACTTTTGTTGCCATCCTCATCGCTCGGCAGTGTTTGCTCCTGGAAGATCTGATTCGCTGTGCTGCCATCCCTTCACTCCTTAATGCTG CTTGTAGTGAACAGGACTCTGAGCCAGGGGCCCGGCTTACCTGCCGCATCCTCCTTCACCTTTTCAAGACACCGCAGCTCAATCCTTGCCAGTCTGATGGAA ACAAGCCTACAGTAGGAATCCGCTCCTCCTGTGACCGCCACCTGCTGGCTGCCTCCCAGAACCGCATCGTGGATGGAGCTGTGTTTGCTGTTCTCAAGGCTGTGTTTGTACTTG GGGATGCGGAACTGAAAGGTTCAGGCTTCACTGTGACAGGAGGAACAGAAGAACTtccagaggaggagggaggaggtggcaGTGGTGGTCGGAGGCAGGGTGGCCGCAACATCTCTGTGGAGACAGCCAGTCTGGATGTCTATGCCAAGTACGTGCTGCGCAGCATCTGCCAACAG GAATGGGTAGGAGAACGTTGCCTTAAGTCGCTGTGTGAGGACAGCAATGACCTGCAAGACCCAGTGTTGAGTAGTGCCCAGGCGCAGCGCCTCATGCAGCTCATCTGCTACCCACATCGACTGCTGGACAATGAGGATGGGGAAAACCCCCAGCGGCAGCGCATAAAGCGCATTCTCCAG AACTTGGACCAGTGGACCATGCGCCAGTCTTCCCTGGAGCTGCAGCTCATGATCAAGCAGACCCCTAACAAT GAGATGAACTCCCTCTTGGAGAACATTGCCAAGGCCACAATCGAGGTTTTCCAACAGTCAGCAGAGACAGGGTCATCTTCTGGAAGTACTGCAAGCAACATGCCCAGCAGCAGCAAGACCAAGCCTGTGCTCAG CTCTCTAGAGCGCTCTGGTGTATGGCTGGTGGCCCCCCTCATTGCTAAACTGCCCACCTCAGTCCAGGGACATGTGTTAAAGGCTGCTGGGGAGGAATTGGAGAAGGGTCAGCACCTGGGTTCCTCTTCACGCAAAGAACGTGATCGACAAAAGCAGAAGAG CATGTCCCTGTTGAGCCAGCAGCCCTTCTTATCACTGGTACTAACATGTCTGAAAGGGCAGGATGAACAACGCGAGGGACTCCTTACCTCCCTCTACAGCCAGGTGCACCAG ATTGTGAATAATTGGCGAGATGACCAGTACTTAGATGATTGCAAACCAAAGCAGCTTATGCATGAGGCACTCAAACTGCGGCTCAACCTG GTTGGGGGCATGTTTGACACGGTGCAGCGCAGCACCCAGCAGACCACGGAGTGGGCCATGCTCCTCCTGGAGATCATCATCAGCGGCACTGTCGACATGCAGTCCAACAA TGAGCTCTTCACTACTGTGTTGGACATGCTGAGCGTGCTCATCAATGGGACATTGGCTGCAGACATGTCTAGCATCTCCCAAGGTAGCATGGAGGAAAACAAGCGTGCATACATGAACCTGGCAAAGAAGCTACAG AAGGAGTTGGGGGAACGCCAGTCAGACAGTCTGGAAAAGGTTCGCCAGCTGCTGCCACTGCCCAAGCAGACCCGAGATGTCATCACGTGTGAGCCACAGGGCTCCCTTATTGATACCAAGGGCAACAAGATTGCTGGCTTCGATTCCATCTTCAAGAAGGAG GGTCTACAGGTTTCCACCAAACAGAAGATCTCGCCCTGGGATCTTTTTGAGGGGTTGAAGCCGTCAGCACCGCTGTCTTGGGGCTGGTTTGGAACAGTGCGGGTGGACCGGCGAGTGGCTCGAGGAGAGGAGCAGCAGCGGTTGCTGCTCTACCACACACACCTGAGGCCCCGGCCCCGCGCCTATTACCTGGAGCCGCTGCCACTGCCCCCAGAAGATGAGGAGCCCCCTGCTCCTACCCTGCTAGAGCCTGAGAAAAAGGCTCCAGAGCCCCCCAAAACTGACAAACCGGGGGCTGCTCCACCCAGTACTGAGGAACGCAAGAAGAAGTCCACCAAGGGCAAGAAACGCAGCCAGCCAGCTGCCAAGACAGAG GACTATGGAATGGGCCCGGGTCGGAGCGGCCCTTATGGTGTGACAGTGCCTCCAGACCTCCTGCACCACCCAAACCCTGGTTCCATAACCCACCTTAATTACAGGCAAGGCTCCATAGGCCTGTACACCCAGAACCAGCCACTACCTGCAG GTGGCCCTCGTGTGGACCCGTACCGCCCTGTGCGCTTACCAATGCAGAAGCTGCCCACCCGACCGACTTACCCTGGAGTGCTGCCCACAACCATGACTGGCGTCATGGGCCTAGAACCCTCCTCTTATAAGACCTCTGTGTACCGGCAGCAGCAACCTGCGGTGCCCCAAGGACAGCGCCTTCGCCAACAGCTCCAGGCAAAGATA cAGAGTCAGGGCATGTTGGGACAGTCATCTGTCCATCAGATGACTCCCAGCTCTTCCTACGGTTTGCAGACTTCCCAG ggCTATACTCCTTATGTTTCTCATGTGGGATTGCAGCAACACACAGGCCCTGCAGGTACCATGGTGCCCCCCAGCTACTCCAGCCAGCCTTACCAGAGCACCCACCCTTCTACCAATCCTACTCTTGTAGATCCTACCCGCCACCTGCAACAGCGGCCCAGTGGCTATGTGCACCAGCAGGCCCCCACCTATGGACATGGACTGACCTCCACTCAAAG GTTTTCACACCAGACACTGCAGCAGACACCCATGATAAGTACCATGACTCCAATGAGTGCCCAGGGCGTCCAGGCAGGCGTCCGCTCAACAGCCATCCTACCtgagcagcaacagcagcagcaacagcagcaacagcaacagcagcagcagcaacaacagcaacagcaacagcagcagcagcagtaccACAtccggcagcagcagcagcagcagatcCTGCGG cagcagcagcagcaacagcagcagcagcagcagcaacagcaacagcaacagcagcagcagcaacagcaacaacagcaacaccagcagcaacagcagcaacaggcggctcctccccaaccccagccccagtCCCAGCCCCAG TTCCAGCGCCAGGGGCTTCAGCAGACCCAGCAGCAGCAACAGACAGCAGCTTTGGTCCGGCAACTTCAACAACAGCTCTCCA ATACCCAGCCACAGCCCAGTACCAACATATTTGGACGCTACTGA